The Mycosarcoma maydis unplaced genomic scaffold um_scaf_contig_1.256, whole genome shotgun sequence nucleotide sequence AAGCTTCCAGGCACATTAAGCTTCTAGGCACATAAAGCATTGCGTGACTTAGCTTTCATCAGAGAACGGAAATTGCATAGATCTTGAAACAGTTCAGCCTTTCTCACAGATGTGTGCCCAACAGGACTTCTAAACACCAGGCACCAAATCAAGTCTCTTTCGAGCGCTTTGCGAGCATCTGGCATCTATGTGTGATCCAATGCGCGGCGCGGGGCTGGCGGTagtcgacgaggagcgaTTTCAGATGACTTTCCCAGCGATGAACTCAGAACATGTGAAATATACTGCCGGAGCTCGATGAACAGGCGTGAATGAGGACCAAGTGCTCAAAGGAAAGAATGAGGTCGGGGATGGGTGGGCTTTGCGACTAAACATAAGGCAGCACCACACCATGTGCACCAATGTCGCTACGATCGCCGCAGTCGACTGTCCTCGATTGTTCGTTCGCGGCGTACAGAGCGGATAGTGACGTTCATATCTTGACACACTCATCATCCAGAGGATATCACTCAACAGTTCGTCCGCGATGTCTAGGAGCGCTACATGACGAAgatctcgacaaggtgGCGAGTCCATTGTGAAGGTCAACAAGCGACCCGACAGGTGGGACTTACCATGTGCGCTGGCCTCAGTCCAAACGATTTCAGCATGTCTTATCTTGATCGAAGTTGTCGGCTGCTCGTATCTTGCTTCCTTGCTTCCTTCCAAACTCTGTCATTCTCACGCCATCCGGCGGTCATGAGAAAAGTAAGGGAATCGATCGTGCTTCCAAAGCGAGCCGATCACGCCAGTATGTTCGGACTGGCCACTCGTCCATTCTGGCGGCTATTCGGCATTGCTGCGACAGATAGACCACATCAAGAGCGACGCCACACCATCATGCGCTCGACGTCCGGCCGTGTCTCTGGTCCTTTCGGTTTCAACTCGACTAGTTCAGTCCAAGCAGCGCTTCCATCCGCATTCTTCTGAGAGCCAAGCAGTTCTCGAACCAGCTGAGGCGAAATGGAAAAAGGAGGACCTCCAGGCCGATCTCCATGAATGGGGAAGACGAGTGCAATTAGCACGCCGTGCTTGGCCAGCAGTCTTGTGTACGTCTCAGCCCAGGTCGTGCGAAGCGAAGGAGGAATGGCACACAAGAATGTATAGTCGTATGCAAGTGTTGCCTGCCCTGGCTTAGAGAGCTCCAAGACAAGGCTCTTACTGGTACCAAGAGTGAAAAAGTCTGCCTCGGCAAAGTTGACCTTGTCATCGAGCTCAGTAGGAAGATCTTGATCGCCAAGCCACTGTCGAAGTGTACGGAAGTGTCAGCATGGAAGAACATGAGTAAGCTGAAGCGTTGGTTGGCTTTGTTTGACGAACATTTAGCGAGCCAGACGCACCTTGTTAGCTGCGGCCACCGCATTGGAGCTAATGTCGACTCCATAACTCGTCAAACCTCGCTCTGCAAACACTCTGGCATCATAGCCTCTCCCGCATCCTGGCACCACGGCTGTGCCGTCTCCCTTAGGGATTGCCTGAGACACAGGAATGAGATTGCCGTCAACATCAGGAACTTTAGCATCGGCGTCGTGTGCGCCTTCCAGCAACTCCACCAACGCAGGCTGGGGTCGATTGGCATCCCACGGTGTAGTGCTATCGATCCAGGCCTGGTCCCAAGCCTTTGGATCATTCGGCACTCCGGAATCGGCGAAAAGCCTTCGGAGGTTCTGAATTTGGTCGTCCTTGGAAAGGGAGGAGGTCATGGCTGACACGGCGGGCTGATGGGAATTCGATTGACTGACGGTACAAAAGTGTCACGAAAGATAGGTTGCACACGGCTGAGGCGCGGGGTTTTGAGGTGTCGAGACTGACAGCCTTGTCGCGAGGGTGGATGGATGAGCGGTTGACGATGAAGAGGGTTGTGTCCTGcgtcacactcacaactgaAGGTCATGAAGCTGTCCAAACTCAAACTTGTAGCACATTCCTATTCCACGAATCTGCCCGTGCGAGCTTAGttcaagtcacgagttccGATACGGCTCACGAGACCACAGCCTGCAACACGCATTTCAACGTGCAAACACCCACGTGGAACACGAACACAGAAACGTGAAAAATCGAATTCGGTGTCAGATCCAAGCCCAATGCGAcctactcgtgactcgtctGCTTTCTTTCACGTCTGACAGCTTGgtgcgaatcacgaatgtcgtCTGCTCTGGTACAGAAGTGTGGATGTttctcaatcgtgaatcattACACATCGTCTTGGCACATGCCATCTGGGTTAAAATCTAGTTCCGCATCATCGAATCCATGAAGGATGGTCAAGTCTCGCCACAGTCcgatattcacgatcggCCATTGAATCATACCatgcaagcgtgaagagaAAAGAGATACCTAAATGTGATTGACACTGAAACCCAATTAAATGACGAAAGCGAAGAGGGAGCATACGGAACAGATGATCCGCACGGCATCGCGCGGTAAGATACACATGGGCGCAAAAGGCCCGGGGAGAATTTTGGTGCTAGGACTAAATAAAGTGGAAGCCTCGAAAGCGATGCACAGCTTGTCTACTGAACACCGGCGCGGGCAGCAAGCTCCTTGCGGTCTTCCTCATCAGCGTCGTACTCGTTGGTCTCGGGAACAAATAAGTAGGTCACAATGGCACCGAGGATCGAGACACCAAAGAAGATCCAGAAGACACCCTGGTTTCCAAGACTGGTCTTGGTGGCAAGGTGCGAAaagagcagcgacgacagAATGGCACCGCACTTACCGCACGCGGCACAGAAACCGTGAGCGGTGGCACGAACTCGGGTGGGGAAGGCTTCGGCAGGGACGATGAACGTTGTTGCGTTGGCACCCCAGTTGAAAGTAAGTTgcaagaagacgaagacgacgaagaaggGACCAGTCTGGTGCTTGAGGTGATCGAAGCGACCGGcgaggatgccgaggaACAGAGCGTTCATGATGAAACCAAAGAGTTGGATAGCCCTACGGCCGACAATGTCGACAGTGAACATGGTGAAGAAGTAACCAGGCAAGAAACCGGCGCAAGTGATGATGAGGTTTCCAGTCGCAGTTTTCATGAGTTTGCCCCAGGTGGAACCGTTGGTGAAGCCAATAGCGTTAAGGATGGAAGACTGGTTGAGATTGATACCGTAGAAGGTAATGTCGACCAGGAACCAGGTGGCAGCACAACCGaagagcttcttggcatTCTTCCACTGGGAGAAGTAGTCGATGAACTCGTTCTTGGGCTTTCCGATCGACTTAAAGGACATGCCAACGGCGGTGTTCTCGATGGGGGTCATGTCGCCGCCAAGGGCCTTCTCCTTGATAatgccatcgtcgtccgagttgGAGCGGTTGAGGTTGTTCTGACCCTTGGCAATAAGCTCAGGGTCGTCCTGGAGTTTACGAGCCTGAGTGAAACGGGTCGACTCGACAAGGGTGAGACGGAAATAGAGCACGATGAAGGCAGGAATCAGGGTGAGGCCCTGAAGAATGCGCCAAGCGCCCGAAAGCTTGTGTACGtcgccagcgtcgacgtAGTGGCGGTAGCCAGCAATGACAATAACGGCGAAGAGGGCACCAGTGAGGTTACCCCAACCCTGGTTGGAGAAGATCCAGCTGAGAAGGAAGCCACGGTTCTTGAGATGCGCTCGGTCCGAGACGATTGTGGCTGACATGGGGTAGTCACCGCCAATGCCGATGCCCATGATGAAACGGAAGACAGTAAGCCAGATAGTGATGCCATGACCGCCAATAGAGTCTGGAGCCGAGATCTGGAGGATGACGGCTACGATAACAATGAAGAGTTCCTTGCCGTAGACAGCGGAGCGACCGAACATGTCACCGCAGAAACCAAAGAAGAGCTGACCAACAATGTTACCAATGTTGGCGGCGGCCTTTAGCACGCCGCCCTCGAGACCCCAGTCGATGTTCTTGGTGCCTTTGGGATAGTAAGCGATCAGGATAATCGAGTagatgatgttgatgatgaaTAAGTCCCAAGCGTCCATCAAGAAACCGACACCAGCAATCGTGAGAAGCTTGGCTTCGGCCCACGAGACGGCAAAGCGCGACTTTTTCTCGTTCTTTTCAACAAGGGCCAGGCCAGTGTCGCCGGCCCAGGCGTCCATGTCCTTACCGAAAGCCATGGTGAATAGGCTCCTTTTGAGGCTGGAGGACTGGAAGGTATAGGAAAGTGGAGAGAGGGGGCAAACACAGGTGTGCTAGATGGGGTGGGTGAAGGAAAGAGATGAGGTGATGGGAAGATAAGGTCCAGGCTCATATACTTTTGGACAaggctggctggctggctgatGGTGCTATCACTGTTTTTTTCCTACCCTCGACAGCTACCGTGTGCCAGCCTCAGGTTGGCAATCTACTGTGCTGAAGAAAGTGCTGCCGATTAGCGCCTGAGTAGACCTTGCAGATCAAGATTTTTTGTTGGCAAACGGAAGGCTCACGAAGAGCTGCAAGCTGGAACTGATGAATCTACCAAAGTGCATACAATCAAACTCACAAGGGAGGGACACGTTTCAATTGAATGGCCGTCGGTGAAAGCTGGGTGCCACCGGGAAACTCACGCATTCGTCAGGTGAGCGAATAGCACTGGCCAAAAGCCCAACCAGTAGATGCGGTCCGCACAACATGACCGCGTCTGGCGGGCAACGGGaagggaaaaaaaaaaaagaaaaaaaaaaaaaagaaaaaaaaactcACTCTCCAAAATTTGGTTTTCTAGACCCTGGATAACCAGACAACTGTTTCGCCAGAGGCACACCCACTCATTATCTCGAGCGAAAATCACCCGAGAAACCATGCTGAACAGCCATTTTGGGTTTGATGGCAACCTCGCATTCCCTAGAGTTGCCACGGCTGTTTCGTCGTTGCCTGCATGTCTCTTCGCTGAAAACTTCTTGCACGCAAAGGCTTCCTTGATGTGGCGCTTGCAGCTATGGCCACGGCTCTAAATGATTGGAGGATTCAAGAGTCTCGACAAATGTGTGAGTATTCCCCGTATCGAATAGGAATTAGGCGCCAGTTGGCGTTTCATCTGACAGACTCCCCCACATCGATTGTCAcgcatcgctgctgagGGCCCCACCACTTCACGATACCATCATGATTCAAGTTTAGCACAGTTCCATCGTGATTCAAGCTTAGTTGTCTCCGAGGAAAGGACGGTGCCGACGGATCAATATTCCTCGCTTCCTGGATCGGCGGCTTTCCACTGGCCGCGGTATCGATTAAACATTTCGCGGTCTGTACGGACAATCTCGGCGGCAATACCAACCGCGGGTGGCGAGGGAACGTGCACAaacagcagcttggcgagtTCGTGGTTGGACACGCACAAACGAGAATGTGTGATGGCTACGGTCTATTCCAGGAACCCGCTGTTGCAAACTCTCATAACATCAACTCTCGTTCTCATCGACTCTGCAAGCACGAGACAAACCATGTTGAATGATATAGAGCACGTTCTTGGCGGCCTGTGCGGAAAAGTTAGGTCCGTACGGT carries:
- a CDS encoding putative inorganic phosphate transmembrane transporter, with product MAFGKDMDAWAGDTGLALVEKNEKKSRFAVSWAEAKLLTIAGVGFLMDAWDLFIINIIYSIILIAYYPKGTKNIDWGLEGGVLKAAANIGNIVGQLFFGFCGDMFGRSAVYGKELFIVIVAVILQISAPDSIGGHGITIWLTVFRFIMGIGIGGDYPMSATIVSDRAHLKNRGFLLSWIFSNQGWGNLTGALFAVIVIAGYRHYVDAGDVHKLSGAWRILQGLTLIPAFIVLYFRLTLVESTRFTQARKLQDDPELIAKGQNNLNRSNSDDDGIIKEKALGGDMTPIENTAVGMSFKSIGKPKNEFIDYFSQWKNAKKLFGCAATWFLVDITFYGINLNQSSILNAIGFTNGSTWGKLMKTATGNLIITCAGFLPGYFFTMFTVDIVGRRAIQLFGFIMNALFLGILAGRFDHLKHQTGPFFVVFVFLQLTFNWGANATTFIVPAEAFPTRVRATAHGFCAACGKCGAILSSLLFSHLATKTSLGNQGVFWIFFGVSILGAIVTYLFVPETNEYDADEEDRKELAARAGVQ